The genomic window CCTCCGCCTATGCCACCAAGCGGAGGACCGGGAGGTGCACAAGGCGGACCACCTAGTGGACCACCACCATCAACGATTCCTCAAACTAAAGGAGGTATGCAAACTAAAGCTGTTGACCCAGGAGCAATTAGAAATTGCTTATATAGATTTGTATACATTTGGCCAAGAAGAGGTAGACCATTTTGGGCATGGCTAGTTTTCGTAGGAAGAAGATCTGTTGCCGGATGGAGATGGAATGGATTTAGATGGGTTTATTTTGGAATGGACTTAAGAGAAATCCAAAGCTTTGTATGTATGTAAAATAAAAATTTCAATTAGCTTACAATATATAATATAACAAAAACTATACACCATATAAGTAGATAGTAAAGTATCTGCTCATATGGTGTATTTTATTTTTAATAGTAAGGAAAGCATTATATTTTATTTAGAATTATTAAAGTTTGTTTAATATGTACATAATAATTATATGTAAAATTAAGTTGTTAAATAATTTATTTTAACAAAAGTATATATAAAAGTAATTTAGCTATATAGGCTAAAAATATTATTGAAAGGATGAATAAACGTATGAAGAAGAAGATTATGATATGTTTTATGATTTTAGTTATGTTTTTTTCTACAGGATTTATGAAAATGCAAAAGTCAACAAATCTTGTATCTGACAAAGAAGATTATGAAATAACAATGAAAAGAGATATTTTATGCCTAATGATGGCTTATCCAGAATATATTAAAGATGTAAGAGTGGAAAATGATAAAGTTTATCTAGTAATGAATTCTGGAAATAAGATTATGTATGATGATAAAAGGGAAAAAAAATTTGATGAAAAGGTAAATAATCCTGATATTCAGGATATGATGGAACAATTATACCCCTTAAGCGATATCAAAAATTTAATGGATTCAGATTATAATCCCGGAAGAATAAGAACATATCCTTTATTAAAAGAAGTATATGGATATTCTAAAAGTAGTGTAGAAAAAAATCTTGTCAATGTAAGAGCAGGAAGTAAATATTGTCTATTTAATAAAAATAATAATGCAGCTAATTCTCTTAAAAAAGTTATGGAAGAACTTAATTCTTTATCCAAAGCACAAGGAAACATATATTCAATTGTTTTTCCTGTTAATGGAACCTTTAATTATAGAGTTATTGCAGGTACTAATAGGTTAAGTCCACATTCTTTTGGAACTGCTATTGATCTTAAAAGTGATAAAAGAGATTATTGGAAATGGGCTTCAAGAGAACAAGGACAAAAAAGACTAGAATCTTATCCTCGAGAAGTTGTTGAAATTTTTGAAAAGAATAACTTTATATGGGGAGGAAAATGGGGGAAATTTGATATTCTACATTTTGAATATCGTCCAGAATTAATTTTAAAATCACGTTATTTTGGAAGTAAAAAAACTAATGAAAAAAATTGGTATGAAGGGGCACCATTTGAAGATAATGAAGTAAAAAAATATATTACACTTATAGATAAAGCTTTTAATATTGAATAATATATTTATAAGCTTCAAATGTAAATATTAATAACCATAGATATGAAATGAGATTTTAAAAATATTATAGGAGTAAAATTAAATAAGATAATTTAATGGGGGGGATTTTATGTTATACAGAAAATTTGGCAAAACAAGAGAGAGGGTATCTATACTTGGTTTTGGCTGTATGAGACTTCCAGTAATAAATGGAGATGAGAAAAACATAAATGAAATAGAGGCAATTAAGCAAATAAGATATGCAATAGATAATGGCGTTAATTATATTGATACTGCTTATCCATATCATGGCGGAAGGAGTGAAACATTAGTTGAAAAAGCTTTAAGAGATGGATATAGAGAAAAGGTTTATTTGGCAACTAAATTGCCTTCATGGTTAATAAAGAGTAGAGAAGATATGGATAAGTATTTAAATGAACAACTTAAAAGATTAAACACAGATTATATTGATTTTTATCTTGTTCATGCACTAAATAGAGAATACTGGGACAATCTAAAATCCTTAGGAGTATTGGATTTTTTAGATAAATCCATAAAAGACAATAAAATTAGATATGCAGGATTTTCTTTTCATGATGAAGTGAATTTATTTAAGGAAATAGTAGATTCTTATGAGTGGAGTTTTTGTCAAATTCAATATAATTATTTAGATGAAAACTATCAAGCAGGGTATGAGGGATTAAAATATGCAGATAAAAAAGAACTTGGCATAGTAATAATGGAACCTTTAAGAGGAGGAAGTCTTGTAAAAAACATTCCTAAATATATAGAAATAATATGGAACAAATCTAAAATAAAGAGAAGTGCAGCAGAATGGGCATTTAGGTTCTTATGGGATAAACCTAACATACATGTTGTTTTAAGCGGAATGAATGATATAAGACAAATCAAAGAAAACATAGAGAGTGCTAAAAATGCATATCCAAATTCTTTAAGTAAAAAAGAACTTAAACTTATTAATCAAGTTAAAAAACTTTATAAATCCAAAATCAAGATAAACTGTACAGGCTGCAAATACTGCATGCCTTGCCCATCAGGAGTGAACATACCAGTGTGTTTTGAGCAGTTTAACAATGCTTTCATGTTTGATGATATGAAAACTTTTAGGCATACTTATAATGTATTTATGGATAAAAAAGAAAAAGCGTCAAATTGTATTAATTGTGGTAAATGTGAAAAAATTTGTCCTCAACATATTGCAATAAGAAAATGTTTAAATGAAGTCGTAAGCTGTTTTGAGAAATAGATAAGTATGTTTAGTAAAGTTTAAACATAGTAAGTAGAAATTTAAGATAAGTTAGATATGTTTTACGGTTAGTAAGATAATTAAAAAGCAATGAAGAGTGGTAGAATAATAATTGGCTATAATCTTCATTGCTTTTTAATTAATAATACTATGTAATTCCAATTATTAAAGTTCTGAAGTGCAGTGAGGACATCTTGTAGCTTCAATAGAAATATCACTATAGCAATAAGGACAGTTTTTTGTGGTAACAGGGTTAGGAACATCTTTTTTCTTAGAAAACTTGTTTATTTGCTTTATGACAATGAACATTGAAAAAGCTATAATTAAAAAATCTATTATATTGTTTATAAAAATACCATAGTTTAGTGTAGCTACTCCTGCTTTTTTTGCTTCTGCAATAGTTTTGAATTTCCCATCACCTAAAACAATAAATAGATTTGAAAAATCAATCTTACCAAGAAACAAGCCTAATATAGGCATAACTATGTCGTTAACAAGAGAAGATACTATTTTGCTAAATGCACCACCGATTAATACACCTAGAGCCAAATCAATAACATTACCTTTTACCGCAAAATCTTTAAATTCTTTAAACATCTTGAGAACCACCTTTTCTTCTAGTACATATTAAAATTTTAGCATGTAAAATATAAAAAATCAATTTTGGCTAAATAGGGTACATTCCATTGAAACATCCTAAGCAAAGATTAGACCTTCCTATAGATTTTATAAGTCCTTTTATACTTAAATACCCAATGCTATCTGCTTGAAGATTTTTTTTTATATCATCTAAACTCATATAGGAACCAAGTAAGTCATTTTTATTAAATGTATCAATTCCAAAATGGCAACAGTGTTTTACTATAGGTGAAGCAACTCTAAAATGAACTTCTTTTGCACCACAATTTTTTAGCATAGCTACAATTTTTTTGCTTGTATTACCTCTTACTAAAGAATCATCTATTACAATAACTCTTTTACCATTTATATTGCTTTTAATAGGATTTAATTTAATAGATATACATTCTTCTCTAAGGTTTTGCGAAGGTTGTATAAAAGATCTATCAATATAATTATTTTTAGTAAAACCAGAGACGTAGGGTATTCCAGAAGCCTTAGCATATCCCATAGCAGCAGGAATTCCTGAGTTTGGGACTCCAATTACTACATCTCCATCTGCGGGACATTCTTTATATAATTGTTTCCCACATAAATATCTAGAATGATAAACATTAACATTGTCAATAGTACTGTCTTCCCTTGAAAAATATATATATTCAAAAACACAGGTTGCTGAATTTGAATCGCTAGAGTAGTTTATTGATTTTAAGCCATTTTTATCAATAACTACAATTTCACCAGGCATTACATTTCGTGAAAAGGTAGCATTTATTGTGTCCAAAGCACAACTTTCAGAAGCAATTATATAGGAATTTTCTATTTTCCCTAGACAAAGAGGTCTAATACCTTTAGGATCTCTTATACATAAAAGCTTATCTGGAGTTAAAACAACAACAGAAAAAGAACCTTTAATTTTTTTTACTGAATATATTATAGATTCTTCTATATTTTCTTTCCCAGAAGTTTCTATGAGTTTTAAAATAACTTCTGAATCAGTAGTAGTATTGAATGTAACCCCTTTATCAATAAGCTCTTTTCTTAAAATTTCAGAATTAATTAAATTACCATTATGAGCAATGGCAATCTCCTGAGACTTGAAATTTCCTAGTAAAGGTTGAGCATTAATTACATTGCTATCTCCTGTTGTAGAGTATCTTACATGACCAATAGAACTAGAGCCAATTAAATTATTTAAAGTATCTTTTGTGTAAATTTCACGAACAAGTCCCATGTCTTTATAAGTGAATAGTTTATTATCTCTAGCTACAGTAATACCTGAACTTTCTTGACCTCTATGCTGAAGAGCATAAAGGCCATAATAAGTTAGGTAGGAGACTTTAAAATATTTTTTTTTAGAAAATACTCCGAATATTCCACATTCTTCTTTAAACTTATCTTTATTCATTTAATCATCATCTCTTAAAATGTTTATATTTTTACCTTCCATAACTTTATTCATGTTTCTAACAGCACACATTTTTCCACACATAGTGCAAGTATGTTCACTTTGAGGAAGAGACTCTTTTCTATATCTTCTTGCTTTTTCAGGATCAATAGCTAATTTGAACATAGTTTCCCAATCTAAGTCTCTTCTTGCTCTGCTCATAGCATTATCCCAATCTCTAGCACCTTTTATACCTTTAGCTATATCTGCAGCATGAGCAGCTATCTTGGTAGCAATTATTCCTTCTTTCATATCTTCTAAATTAGGAAGTCTTAGATGTTCCGCAGGAGTTACATAGCATAAGAAATCAGCACCAGTAGATGCTGCAAGAGCTCCACCAATAGCACTAGTTATATGATCATAACCTGGAGCTATATCTGTTACTATAGGTCCTAATACATAGAAAGGAGCTTCATAACATAATTTCTTTTCTAGTTCCATATTAGCTTTAATTTCATTTAAAGCCATGTGGCCAGGACCTTCAATCATAACTTGTACATTTCTTTCCCAGGCTCTTTTAGTTAATTCTCCTAAAGTCATTAATTCTTTTATTTGGCTAGGATCAGTAGAGTCTGCAATAGCACCTGGACGGCAAGCATCTCCAAGACTTATAGTTACATCATATTTTTCACAGATATCTAATACTTTATCAAAATATTCATAGAAAGGGTTTTCTTTTTCATTAAGTTCCATCCAAGCATAAAGCAAAGAACCACCTCTTGAAACAAAATTCATCATTCTAGGATTTCTTTTGAAAACTGCTGCAGTTTCTCTGTTTATGCCTGCATGAATAGTCATAAAATCCACACCGTCTTTAGCATGCTTTTCAATAACTCCAATTAATTCATCTTCTGTTATATCTTTTAATTCCTTATCATAAAATCCTACAGCATCATACATAGGAACAGTACCAATCATTCCAGAATACATATTAACTAGCTTTTTTCTAAACTCTTCTGTTTTACCAAAACAGCTTAAATCCATTATAGCTTCAGCCTTCATGTCCATAGCTGTTCTAACTTTTTCAAGTTCCGCATCTACATTGCAGCAGTCCTTTGAAATACCTAAGTTAACATTAATCTTTGTTTTTAATCCTTTACCTACACCTTCAGCTTTTAGTGATTTATGATTTTTATTTGCAGGTATTACTACCTTACCTTCTGCCACTAATTCTATTAATTGTTTAATTTCCATGTTTTCCTTATTAGAAACTATCTCCATTTCTTTTGTAACTATTCCTCTTTTAGCAGCATCCATTTGTGTTGTATAATTCATTTTTTATTTCTCCTTTTCTATTTAAATTTTAGTATTTCAAAATACATTGTGATCTAATTCATTGCTATCAACGCTAATATTATTAAATTTTATAAGCTATTCATATCAGTAGAACTACCATGGATTATATTAGTTTAGATAGACTTTATAATTTTATTTAATTTTTCAGAGGCTTGTCTTATATTATCTTCTCCTAATATAGCTGAAATAACTGAAATTCCATTTACTCCAGATTCCATTATTTCTTTAGTGTTAGAAAAATTGATTCCTCCTATTGCTACACATGGAATCTTAATTTTTTTAGTTATTTCTTTTAAGCTATCCAGACCTATAGGGGTATTGATATCTTTTTTACTTGTTGTATAAAATATTGGACCTAATCCTAAATAATTAGCTCCACAACTTTCTGCATCTAGAGCTTCATCTAAAGTATTTGCTGAAATACCTATAATTTTGCTTTCTCCAAGTATTTTTCTAGCTGAATTTATAGGCATGTCACTTTGGCCAAGATGAACACCATGGGCATCTACAGCTAAAGCAATATCTATTCTGTCATTTATTAAAAGAGGAACATTATATTTTGAAGTAACCTCTTTTATTTGAAAGGCAATGTCTAAAAATTCTCTAGTAGATATATCTTTTTCTCTAAGTTGAACTAAAGTAACACCACCTTTTATAGCTTCTTCTACACAATCTTTAAAGCATCTACCATTTAAAAAACTTCTATCTGTAACAAGATATAGGCTATAATCTATAACCATTCAATATTACCTTCTTTCAATAATTTTTCTTTATTTAAGAGATATATTTCATCTATTAATCCAACTTTAAAACTTCCAGGAGTTTTATATTTTTGTGCAGCTTTTTCTCCAGCAATATTCATAGAAAGTATAGAAGATATTGTAGATATGAAGTTATCTTCATAAGTAGCCGCTGTAGCTGCAGTAAGGGCACCAACCATACAACCAGCACCTGTTATTAAAGTAAGCATCTCGGTGCCATTTTTAATAATAGCTGATCTTTTTCCATCAGTTATGATATCTTCCTTCCCTGTTGCTGCAATAACACAGTTATATTTTTGTGATAGGGAAACACATGCTTCAAGAACATTTTCATCATCTAAAGAGTCAACACCTCTAGACTTAGATTCTAATCCAGCCAAAGACTTTATTTCAGAAGCATTACCTTTAATTACATCGATTCTACCAAGGTTAAATAAATTTTCAATAAAGTCAATTTTCCTTTTTATAGCACCACATCCAACTGGATCTAAAATTAATGGTATATTATTATTTTTAGCAGATATACCAGCCATAATAGCAGCCTGTTCTTGTTCTTTTGTTAAAGTTCCTACATTAACATAAACTGATGAAGATATGCTAGCAAAATCATAGGATTCATCATAAGCTTCAACCATAGCAGGTGACGCACCAAAAGAGAGTAGTATATTAGCACAATCATTAATGGTTACATAATTAGTAATAGCATGAACTAAAGGTGTTTTATTTCTCACTTCAGTTATAACTTTACAAACATTTTTAATCATTGTTAAACCTCCTTAATTTATTTATGGTTCAAAATTAATATCTGATTTTTCATATAAATCTATAAAATGACCTAAAGGGCCAACACCATGACCAATCGAAAAAGAATTTTTTATAGCTTTATTAATATATTCTTTGGAAAGATATATACTTTTTTCTAAAGAATATCCTAAAGCAATATAGCTAGCTATAGCAGAGGATAATGTACAGCCAGTACCATGAGTATTTAAAGAATCTATTCTACTTCCTTCTACATTAATAAACTTATTTTCAAAGTATAGCAAATCAGTAGCATCGCTGCATTTATGACCACCTTTTATAAGAACAGCTCTAGGTCCATATTCTTTAATGATCAAAGCAGCTTTTTTCATATCTTCTTCAGTATTAATTTTAATACCAGATAGTTCTTCAGCCTCAGGAATATTGGGAGTAACCAAATCTGCAATTGATATAAGACTTTTCAACTCTTCAATAGCTTCTGGCTTTAAAAGATAATAACCACTTTTAGAAATCATTAAAGGATCTATAATAATATTTTTTAATTCATATTTGCATAACATATTTTTTATAGTTTTTATAGTATGACAAGTTGATACCATACCAATTTTTACAGAATCTACTTTTATATCATCAAAAATAGCTTTGAGCTGAGCTTCTACAATTGTTGTATCTAAATCTTGAACTGCAAAAACTCCTCTTGTATTTT from Clostridium sp. MB40-C1 includes these protein-coding regions:
- a CDS encoding M15 family metallopeptidase, whose translation is MKKKIMICFMILVMFFSTGFMKMQKSTNLVSDKEDYEITMKRDILCLMMAYPEYIKDVRVENDKVYLVMNSGNKIMYDDKREKKFDEKVNNPDIQDMMEQLYPLSDIKNLMDSDYNPGRIRTYPLLKEVYGYSKSSVEKNLVNVRAGSKYCLFNKNNNAANSLKKVMEELNSLSKAQGNIYSIVFPVNGTFNYRVIAGTNRLSPHSFGTAIDLKSDKRDYWKWASREQGQKRLESYPREVVEIFEKNNFIWGGKWGKFDILHFEYRPELILKSRYFGSKKTNEKNWYEGAPFEDNEVKKYITLIDKAFNIE
- a CDS encoding aldo/keto reductase — protein: MLYRKFGKTRERVSILGFGCMRLPVINGDEKNINEIEAIKQIRYAIDNGVNYIDTAYPYHGGRSETLVEKALRDGYREKVYLATKLPSWLIKSREDMDKYLNEQLKRLNTDYIDFYLVHALNREYWDNLKSLGVLDFLDKSIKDNKIRYAGFSFHDEVNLFKEIVDSYEWSFCQIQYNYLDENYQAGYEGLKYADKKELGIVIMEPLRGGSLVKNIPKYIEIIWNKSKIKRSAAEWAFRFLWDKPNIHVVLSGMNDIRQIKENIESAKNAYPNSLSKKELKLINQVKKLYKSKIKINCTGCKYCMPCPSGVNIPVCFEQFNNAFMFDDMKTFRHTYNVFMDKKEKASNCINCGKCEKICPQHIAIRKCLNEVVSCFEK
- the mscL gene encoding large conductance mechanosensitive channel protein MscL, whose product is MFKEFKDFAVKGNVIDLALGVLIGGAFSKIVSSLVNDIVMPILGLFLGKIDFSNLFIVLGDGKFKTIAEAKKAGVATLNYGIFINNIIDFLIIAFSMFIVIKQINKFSKKKDVPNPVTTKNCPYCYSDISIEATRCPHCTSEL
- the purF gene encoding amidophosphoribosyltransferase codes for the protein MNKDKFKEECGIFGVFSKKKYFKVSYLTYYGLYALQHRGQESSGITVARDNKLFTYKDMGLVREIYTKDTLNNLIGSSSIGHVRYSTTGDSNVINAQPLLGNFKSQEIAIAHNGNLINSEILRKELIDKGVTFNTTTDSEVILKLIETSGKENIEESIIYSVKKIKGSFSVVVLTPDKLLCIRDPKGIRPLCLGKIENSYIIASESCALDTINATFSRNVMPGEIVVIDKNGLKSINYSSDSNSATCVFEYIYFSREDSTIDNVNVYHSRYLCGKQLYKECPADGDVVIGVPNSGIPAAMGYAKASGIPYVSGFTKNNYIDRSFIQPSQNLREECISIKLNPIKSNINGKRVIVIDDSLVRGNTSKKIVAMLKNCGAKEVHFRVASPIVKHCCHFGIDTFNKNDLLGSYMSLDDIKKNLQADSIGYLSIKGLIKSIGRSNLCLGCFNGMYPI
- the thiC gene encoding phosphomethylpyrimidine synthase ThiC yields the protein MNYTTQMDAAKRGIVTKEMEIVSNKENMEIKQLIELVAEGKVVIPANKNHKSLKAEGVGKGLKTKINVNLGISKDCCNVDAELEKVRTAMDMKAEAIMDLSCFGKTEEFRKKLVNMYSGMIGTVPMYDAVGFYDKELKDITEDELIGVIEKHAKDGVDFMTIHAGINRETAAVFKRNPRMMNFVSRGGSLLYAWMELNEKENPFYEYFDKVLDICEKYDVTISLGDACRPGAIADSTDPSQIKELMTLGELTKRAWERNVQVMIEGPGHMALNEIKANMELEKKLCYEAPFYVLGPIVTDIAPGYDHITSAIGGALAASTGADFLCYVTPAEHLRLPNLEDMKEGIIATKIAAHAADIAKGIKGARDWDNAMSRARRDLDWETMFKLAIDPEKARRYRKESLPQSEHTCTMCGKMCAVRNMNKVMEGKNINILRDDD
- the thiE gene encoding thiamine phosphate synthase, yielding MVIDYSLYLVTDRSFLNGRCFKDCVEEAIKGGVTLVQLREKDISTREFLDIAFQIKEVTSKYNVPLLINDRIDIALAVDAHGVHLGQSDMPINSARKILGESKIIGISANTLDEALDAESCGANYLGLGPIFYTTSKKDINTPIGLDSLKEITKKIKIPCVAIGGINFSNTKEIMESGVNGISVISAILGEDNIRQASEKLNKIIKSI
- the thiM gene encoding hydroxyethylthiazole kinase → MIKNVCKVITEVRNKTPLVHAITNYVTINDCANILLSFGASPAMVEAYDESYDFASISSSVYVNVGTLTKEQEQAAIMAGISAKNNNIPLILDPVGCGAIKRKIDFIENLFNLGRIDVIKGNASEIKSLAGLESKSRGVDSLDDENVLEACVSLSQKYNCVIAATGKEDIITDGKRSAIIKNGTEMLTLITGAGCMVGALTAATAATYEDNFISTISSILSMNIAGEKAAQKYKTPGSFKVGLIDEIYLLNKEKLLKEGNIEWL
- the thiD gene encoding bifunctional hydroxymethylpyrimidine kinase/phosphomethylpyrimidine kinase, with translation MKKVLTIAGSDSCGGAGIQADIKTMSSLGVYAMSVITSVTAQNTRGVFAVQDLDTTIVEAQLKAIFDDIKVDSVKIGMVSTCHTIKTIKNMLCKYELKNIIIDPLMISKSGYYLLKPEAIEELKSLISIADLVTPNIPEAEELSGIKINTEEDMKKAALIIKEYGPRAVLIKGGHKCSDATDLLYFENKFINVEGSRIDSLNTHGTGCTLSSAIASYIALGYSLEKSIYLSKEYINKAIKNSFSIGHGVGPLGHFIDLYEKSDINFEP